GCCGATCATCGTGCCGTAGTTGAGCACCGGCACCGGATTGCCCTGGTACGGATAGCTGAGAAGCGCCGCATAGATCCAGCCGCGTGTACCGGGCAGGCCGATGTCGCACCAGGAGTAGTCGGACAGACAGCCGTAGACCGTCACCGGCATTCCCGACCCGGCCTGAGCGACGACCGGATAGTCGGCTGCCGGACCCGCCCGCACATTGGCGGACGAATTGATCACCGCCTGTCCCGACTGCGCCGACGCCACGTCCGGCAGCGCGACCAGCGTCGTTGCGCCCGCGAGCACGAGCGGCAAAGTCCATTTGTTCATCTTCGTCTCCCTGTCATGACGCCGCACCGATGCCGCCATGCGCAAGGCCCGGCGAGCCTGTCGCGTGAGCAAACGCAGCGCATCTCTACCTGCATGCCGGTTCGACTGATCGTATCGGCTGTTGGTTTGCCGTCACACGTAACAAAACCGGCCGGCAATATTGGCTCGCGTTACGGCGCTTACAAAATACGCGGGACGCGCATGTCAAAACATCTGGCGGAAGACCCAGTACAGGCCGCCGGCGAGCAGAATGGCGGCTGGCAGGGTCAGGACCCACGCCAGTAACAAATTGCGGATGGTGTCCCACTGCAAGCCCGACCCATTGATGGTCATGGTGCCGGCAACACCGGAGGACAACACGTGGGTGGTCGAGACCGGCAGGCCGTACAGATCGGCCGCGCCGATGGTCAGCATTGCCACGACTTCGGCCGACGCCCCCTGTGCGTAGGTGAGGTGTTTCTTCCCGATGCGCTCGCCCACCGTCACGACAATGCGCCGCCAGCCGACCATCGTGCCGAGGCCCAGCGCGATAGCGACCGATACCTTGACCCAGAAGGGGATGTACTTCGTCGCTTCATCGAGTTTGCTGCGAAATGTCCGAAGCTCGCGCGCGGTGTCGGCATCGAGCTGCCCATCGCGACGGCGTTCGACCAGCCGAATGGTCTCTGCCGCGAGGTACATGTCGTTGCGCACGTTGGCGACCGACGCCGCCGGCATGCGCGCGAACGAACCGTGACCGGCCACTTCGCGGGCAATGTCGCCGGTGAGTTCCGATAGTGCCGGCATCACGCCGGGCACGAGTTGCTCGGTGCGTACAAACGTCGCCAGGACGTCGCGTGCCGGGGCTGCCGGCGCCGTGTCCGTCGTGACTGGCGCGTGTGGTGGGTGCGCGGCGAGTGCGCGCTGCGCAGCTTGGGCGCTGGCGGCAAATTGCGCGACCTGTTCGTCGGGCATGGCGTGATTGAGCGCGTAGGCAATGGGCACGGTGCCGACCAGAATCAGCATGATCAGGCCCATGCCCTTTTGCCCGTCGTTGGACCCGTGGGCGAACGATACCCCCGTGCAGGTGAGGATCAAGATTGCGCGAATCCACCACGGCGGTGGCGTGCGCGGTTCGGGCGAGGCGTAGAGCGCGGGGTTGCGCACGCAGAATTTCAGCGCGACGAAGAGCGCGGCGGCCAGCCCGAAGCCGATCATCGGCGAGAACAGCAGCGAGTAGCCGACGGTGGCGACCTGATCCCAGTCGATGCCGCTGGTGCCATCGCGCCCGTGCATGAGGGCATTGGCGATGCCAACCCCGACAATCGAGCCGATAAGTGTATGCGACGACGAGGCGGGCAGGCCGAGCCACCACGTGGCGCCGTTCCAGACAATGGCGGCGATAAGCAGCGCAAACACCATGGCGAAGCCCGCCGACGAGCCGACTTGCAGAATCAGTTCGACCGGCAGTAGCGACACGACGCTGAACGCCACCGCTCCGCTTGAGAGCAGCACACCGAGGAAGTTGAACAGGCCGGACCACATGACCGCGAGGCTCGGCGGCAGCGAGTTGGTGTAGATGACTGTGGCGACGGCGTTGGCGGTGTCGTGAAAGCCATTGACGAACTCGAAGCCGAGCGCGATCAACAGGGCGACGACGAGCAGCAGGAAGGGCAGCAACGTGATCGCGTGCTCGCCGGCGCGGCCAACATCGCGCACGAGACTGGCGGTCGTGAAGATCAGCCCTGCGACGAGCAGCGTCAGGAAGAGGGCAAGGCGAATGCGATGTCGCCGGCGGCGTGCCTGCGCCAGCGGCCCGCCGGCCATGCCGGCAGGGTCGTCGGGCGGGTCGAGCACGCCGCCGCGTGTCATGCGATCAGTACAGCACGACCGAGCGGATCGACTCGCCGCGCTTCATCAGATCGAAGCCTTCGTTGATCTGATCGAGGCGCAGGGTGTGCGTGATGAGGTCGTCGATATTGATCTTGCCTTCCATGTACCAGTCGACGATCTTCGGCACGTCGGTGCGTCCGCGGGCGCCGCCAAACGCCGACCCCTTCCACTCGCGCCCCGTCACCAGTTGGAACGGACGCGTGCTGATTTCCTGACCGGCGGCCGCCACACCGATGATGAACGACTGGCCCCAGCCCTTGTGGCAGCACTCGAGCGCCTGACGCATGGTCGTCACGTTGCCGATGCACTCGAACGAGTAATCGGCGCCGCCATCGGTCAGTTGCACGATGGTGTCGACAACGTTCTCGACGTCCTTCGGGTTGATGAAGTGGGTCATGCCGAACTTCTTGGCGAGTTCCACGCGCCCCGGGTTGATGTCGACACCGATGATCTTGTCGGCGCCGACCATCTTGGCGCCCTGAATCACGTTCAGGCCGATGCCGCCGAGGCCGAACACCACGACGTTCGCACCGGCTTCGACTTTCGCCGAATAGACGACGGCGCCCACGCCGGTCGTCACGCCGCAGCCGATGTAGCAGACCTTGTCGAAGGGCGCGTCCGAGCGCACCTTGGCGACGGCGATTTCCGGCACCACGATGTAGTTCGAGAACGTGGACGTGCCCATGTAATGGAAGATGGGCTTGCCGTCGATCGAGAAGCGCGAGGTGGCATCCGGCATCAGGCCTCGGCCCTGCGTGCTGCGGATCGCCTGACACAGGTTGGTCTTGCGCGACAGGCAGAACTTGCACTGGCGGCATTCCGGCGTGTACAGCGGGATGACGTGATCGTCTTTCTTCAGTGTGGTCACGCCCGGGCCGACGTCGACGATGACACCGGCGCCTTCATGGCCGAGGATGGCGGGGAAGATGCCTTCCGGATCGGCGCCGGAGAGTGTGTAGTAGTCCGTATGGCAGATGCCGGTGGCCTTGACCTCGATCAGCACCTCGCCGGCGCGCGGCCCTTCCAGATCGACTTCCTCGATGGTCAGGGGTTTGCCCGCTTCCCAGGCAATGGCGGCTTTGGTTTTCATGGCGATATTCCTCGTTGCAACGTCGTTCGGGGGAATCCCTTCGCGACGTACCATACCGCGTTCTAAAGTCGCGCGCGAGTCTTGACACGCCATGTCGACGGAAAAAGCGGGGCTAGACGCAAGAATTGCCGGCCTTGCGCCTACGAGGGCCGGGCCGTCGGCTCGTAGATCGTGAGCGGCCCGCAGTTCTCCTCGGTGACGAAAAACGCGAGCAGCCGCGCCGGATGCGCCGGATCGGGGTTCTCCGCCATCGTGTGCAGCGTGCCCGGTGGCTCGAACCACGTCTGATTGGCATGGTAGGTGATCGGGACTTCCGCGTTCAACTGCGAGCGAATCGTGCCCTCGAGCACGACAGCCGTGACCGCGCCGGGATGGCGATGCGCTGGCGCGAACGCGAGCGGCGGAAATTCGACGATGGCGGTGGTCACCGACTTGCCGGGTGCGTTGGCAAGCGGCTCGCACGACAGCGGTTTGACCGTCGTGGCGGGACGGGCTGCTGCGTTGCCACCGTTCGCGGCTGCCGCCGCGGTCGTCGTCGCCATTGTTGCCATCGACGCATTGCGTGGCGGCGTCGCGCCGGACGGCGAGAAGCGTTCCGAAATCGTGTGGTTGGCACTCATCGTCAGGGAGCACAGGGCGTCGAACCAGCCCGGCAGGGCGCGTTGTGCGGGCGGGGTGAGCGCGAGACCGACGGCAGCCACGCTCAGCGCAGCGAGTGTGGCGGCGGTACGGTTGGCCGGGAGACTGGCCGGGAGACTGGCCGGGCGCAGCGGACGCGGCAGTTTGGGTTTGGGTAAGGACAGCATGGCGATTCCTCCGAATGGGACTTCAGCTTAGGGAAGCGATGTCCTGTCCGGTAGCGCCAAAAATTGGCAAGTCAACTAGGCCATTCGAAGCGTCCTGCCCGTGTGTCTCAGCGGCGGGCGCCACTGCCCAGTGGCGCCACGATGTGATAGAAGCCGTGGATGTCGACGGGGCGTGCGAACCAGTAGCCCTGTGCCTCGTCGCAGCCCAATTCCGTGAGCCGTCGCGCCTGCGCTTGCGTCTCCACGCCCTCGGCCGTCACGCGCAGTCCGAGAGAGTGGGCCATGGCGATGACCGCGCTCACGATGGCATGGCTCGGCGCGTGCGTCAGCATGTCGCGCACGAAGGTCTGATCGATCTTCAGGCGATGGACGGGAAAGCGTGTCAGGTAGGCAAGGCTGGCGTAACCGGTACCGAAGTCGTCGACGGCGATTTCCACGCCCATGTCGTGCAGCGAGTGCAGGCAACCGACGGCGGCGCTGGAGTCGCCGAGCAACACGGTTTCCGTGATTTCGATTTCCAGATAGCTTGGCTCCAGCGCATGGGCGTTCAGGGCACGCTCGATCAGGCCGACGATATCCTGTCGTGCGAACTGCTGGGCCGAGACGTTCACGGAGATGCGTGGCAGTTGCCCGGATCGCCGCAACAAGCGGCTCGCTTCACGGCAGGCCGTGTGAATGACCCACTCGCCCAGCGGCAGAATCAGCCCGGCGGTTTCTGCAATCGGGATGAATTCGGTCGGGCCGACGGGGCCCAGCGATGGGGGGCGCCAGCGCAGCAGCGCCTCGGCGTTGCGAATCTCACCGGTCGCCAGACTGACCTGCGGCTGATACACCAGATGCAGTTGCGAATGCGCCTGCTCGTGCACCGCCACGCGCAGCAGGTTTTCGAGTTCGTTGCGGCGTCGCGCCTGCGCGTCCATCTCGCTGCTGAAGAAGCGCAATCCGCCTCCGGCAGCGCTGGCAACGCCGAGCGCGACGTGGGCACGACGCAGCAGGGTTTCGGGCGTATTGCCGTGGTCGGGGTAGCTGACTGCACCGATGCTCGCGTCGAGGGCGACGGAATTCTGGTCGTCCACCCACTGAGCGAGCCTTGCCTGTATCCGTGACGCCAGCAATCGTGCGCCATCGCCCGTCTCGTTGGTGACAATGACGAACTGACTGCCGCCCAGGCAGGCGAGAGCGTCTTCGGGACCGCTCGCTTCGCGCAGCCGTTCGGCGGCGATGCGCAACGCCAACTCGGCAGTGGGCGGGCCAAAGGTGCTGCGGAGTTTGCGCAGGTGGTCGAGCTCGACAAGCAGGACCGTCA
This window of the Pandoraea fibrosis genome carries:
- a CDS encoding inorganic phosphate transporter, which produces MAGGPLAQARRRRHRIRLALFLTLLVAGLIFTTASLVRDVGRAGEHAITLLPFLLLVVALLIALGFEFVNGFHDTANAVATVIYTNSLPPSLAVMWSGLFNFLGVLLSSGAVAFSVVSLLPVELILQVGSSAGFAMVFALLIAAIVWNGATWWLGLPASSSHTLIGSIVGVGIANALMHGRDGTSGIDWDQVATVGYSLLFSPMIGFGLAAALFVALKFCVRNPALYASPEPRTPPPWWIRAILILTCTGVSFAHGSNDGQKGMGLIMLILVGTVPIAYALNHAMPDEQVAQFAASAQAAQRALAAHPPHAPVTTDTAPAAPARDVLATFVRTEQLVPGVMPALSELTGDIAREVAGHGSFARMPAASVANVRNDMYLAAETIRLVERRRDGQLDADTARELRTFRSKLDEATKYIPFWVKVSVAIALGLGTMVGWRRIVVTVGERIGKKHLTYAQGASAEVVAMLTIGAADLYGLPVSTTHVLSSGVAGTMTINGSGLQWDTIRNLLLAWVLTLPAAILLAGGLYWVFRQMF
- a CDS encoding S-(hydroxymethyl)glutathione dehydrogenase/class III alcohol dehydrogenase produces the protein MKTKAAIAWEAGKPLTIEEVDLEGPRAGEVLIEVKATGICHTDYYTLSGADPEGIFPAILGHEGAGVIVDVGPGVTTLKKDDHVIPLYTPECRQCKFCLSRKTNLCQAIRSTQGRGLMPDATSRFSIDGKPIFHYMGTSTFSNYIVVPEIAVAKVRSDAPFDKVCYIGCGVTTGVGAVVYSAKVEAGANVVVFGLGGIGLNVIQGAKMVGADKIIGVDINPGRVELAKKFGMTHFINPKDVENVVDTIVQLTDGGADYSFECIGNVTTMRQALECCHKGWGQSFIIGVAAAGQEISTRPFQLVTGREWKGSAFGGARGRTDVPKIVDWYMEGKINIDDLITHTLRLDQINEGFDLMKRGESIRSVVLY
- a CDS encoding cupin domain-containing protein is translated as MLSLPKPKLPRPLRPASLPASLPANRTAATLAALSVAAVGLALTPPAQRALPGWFDALCSLTMSANHTISERFSPSGATPPRNASMATMATTTAAAAANGGNAAARPATTVKPLSCEPLANAPGKSVTTAIVEFPPLAFAPAHRHPGAVTAVVLEGTIRSQLNAEVPITYHANQTWFEPPGTLHTMAENPDPAHPARLLAFFVTEENCGPLTIYEPTARPS
- a CDS encoding putative bifunctional diguanylate cyclase/phosphodiesterase, producing MNDPVPRRVPDVQAELSRAALDSAPYAMFVCTDDGMIERMNTAFTRLTGYQPTDLLGKRSFLSLLDPSELARRRLPALASLSANEAVPYDDEWHLLTHLRSWLPIRLALSCVEHAPGERRWVGIVLDLSQQVQVASRLWYVTHHDPVTRLPNQTLLNERLELAIHRCARQQVGLTVLLVELDHLRKLRSTFGPPTAELALRIAAERLREASGPEDALACLGGSQFVIVTNETGDGARLLASRIQARLAQWVDDQNSVALDASIGAVSYPDHGNTPETLLRRAHVALGVASAAGGGLRFFSSEMDAQARRRNELENLLRVAVHEQAHSQLHLVYQPQVSLATGEIRNAEALLRWRPPSLGPVGPTEFIPIAETAGLILPLGEWVIHTACREASRLLRRSGQLPRISVNVSAQQFARQDIVGLIERALNAHALEPSYLEIEITETVLLGDSSAAVGCLHSLHDMGVEIAVDDFGTGYASLAYLTRFPVHRLKIDQTFVRDMLTHAPSHAIVSAVIAMAHSLGLRVTAEGVETQAQARRLTELGCDEAQGYWFARPVDIHGFYHIVAPLGSGARR